Proteins encoded within one genomic window of Gasterosteus aculeatus chromosome 18, fGasAcu3.hap1.1, whole genome shotgun sequence:
- the LOC120807815 gene encoding clathrin coat assembly protein AP180 isoform X7 translates to MSGQTLTDRIAAAQYQLTGSDMARAVCKATTHEVMAPKKKHLEYLVSATNTTNVNIPQMADTLFERATNASWVVVFKALVTSHHMCIYGNERFIQYLASRTSLFNLSNFIDKTGSHGYDMSTFIRRYGRYLNEKAFAYRQMAFDFTRVKKGAEGVMRTMTTEKLLKGMPVLQTQIDTLLEFDVHPKELNNGIINASFLLLFKDLVKLFASYNDGVINLLEKYFKMKKSDCKEALEIYKRFLTRVTKIGEFVKLAETVGVEKNDIPDINYAPSSILESLETHMNGLEDVKGGKKGSPTKGSPTNNVSPTSTPAKSSNAVPALQPPPGENAAAAAAAEPAEDSLLDLDPLSSSGPSGQSAAPTSWGDLLGSEMGDSLVTEPTLAAEPAPSSAAATPTPAAAEPGASLAPPTSAAAASSPAAANMDLLGDAFATPAPATEASAAAAEAGGAAAAAASAPAANAGADLFDSMPDASIPRADPTAGVDLFTAADMFSSPVLSSAPSPGGIMNPFGESTGGDASAAAAAPGAELMSVFDGLGDVMKPTLTPQAGDVDASMANMASNLSMGSPAAPQVAPPCWGAPMAGGPMMPMARQSFPATGATPGAPMSPGAAQSPRKPPPPRNALDDLNIKDFM, encoded by the exons ATGTCGGGGCAAACGCTCACGGATCGCATCGCCGCTGCGCAATACCAGCTAACGGGATCGGACATGGCCCGGGCTGTCTGCAAAGCCACCACTCACGAAGTGATGGCGCCCAAGAAAAAGCACCTGGAGT ACTTGGTGTCGGCGACCAACACCACCAACGTGAACATCCCTCAGATGGCCGACACGCTGTTTGAGCGAGCCACCAATGCCAGCTGGGTGGTCGTCTTCAAGGCCCTCGTCACCAGTCACCACATGTGTATCTACGGAAACGAG agGTTCATTCAGTACTTGGCTTCCAGGACATCCCTGTTCAACCTGAGCAACTTTATCGACAAAACCGGCTCTCACG GCTATGATATGTCTACATTCATCAGACGGTACGGACGATACCTCAACGAGAAAGCCTTCGCCTACCGCCAGATGGCTTTTGATTTCACCAGAGTCAAGAAAGG TGCCGAGGGTGTGATGAGGACCATGACCACCGAGAAGCTGTTGAAAGGCATGCCCGTCCTGCAGACTCAGATTGACACGCTGCTGGAGTTTGAC gtTCACCCCAAGGAGCTTAACAATGGCATCATCAAcgcttccttcctgctgctcttcaagGACCTGGTCAAGCTGTTTGCGTCCTACAACGACGGCGTCATCAACCTATTAG agaAATACTTTAAGATGAAGAAGAGCGACTGTAAGGAGGCCCTGGAGATCTACAAGAGGTTCCTGACCAGGGTGACAAAGATCGGGGAGTTCGTGAAGCTGGCCGAG ACAGTCGGAGTCGAGAAAAACGACATTCCCGACATCAACTAC GCCCCCAGCAGTATACTGGAAAGTCTGGAAACACACATGAACGGTTTGGAAGATGTAAAGGGTGGAAAGAAGgg gTCTCCAACCAAG GGGTCTCCGACGAACAACGTGTCCCCGACATCGACTCCAGCCAAATCTTCAAACGCTGTTCCAGCGCTGCAGCCTCCTCCGGGGGagaacgccgccgccgccgccgctgctgagCCGGCTGAAGA TTCCTTGTTGGACCTGGATCCTCTGTCCTCCTCGGGTCCCTCGGGACAATCAGCTGCCCCCACGTCATGGGGAG ATCTTCTTGGTTCAG AAATGGGCGATTCCTTGGTAACTGAACCCACCCTCGCGGCAGAGcccgccccctcctctgcagcagccaCGCCCACTCCTGCAGCGGCAGAACCTGGAGCCTCTCTGGCTCCTCCCACTAGCGCAGCAGCCGCCTCCTCCCCTGCCGCCGCGAATATGGATCTGTTGGGAG ATGCCTTTGCAACACCCGCGCCTGCCACCGAGGCCTCTGCGGCGGCCGCCGAAGCCGGGGGCGCCGCGGCCGCCGCCGCGTCTGCCCCCGCTGCCAACGCTGGAGCTG ATCTCTTTGATTCCATGCCAGACGCGAGCATCCCCAGAGCAGACCCCACCGCGGGTGTCGACTTGTTTACGGCAG cGGACATGTTCAGctcccccgtcctctcctccgCACCGAGCCCCGGAGGCATCATGAACCCGTTTGGTG AGTCCACAGGAGGAGACGCctcagccgccgccgccgcccccggcGCTGAGCTCATGTCAG TATTTGATGGACTAGGGGATGTAATGAAGCCCACTCTGACCCCTCAGGCGGGGGATGTTGACGCCTCCATGGCCAACATGGCAAGTA atctCTCAATGGGATCCCCAGCAGCACCTCAGGTAGCTCCCCCCTGTTGGGGTGCTCCCATG GCCGGGGGTCCCATGATGCCGATGGCGAGGCAAAGCTTCCCTGCCACCGGGGCAACTCCTGGAGCGCCG ATGTCTCCCGGAGCGGCCCAGAGCCCCAGAAAGCCTCCACCACCGAGGAACGCTCTGGACGACCTCAACATTAAGGACTTCATGTAG
- the LOC120807815 gene encoding clathrin coat assembly protein AP180 isoform X5 — translation MSGQTLTDRIAAAQYQLTGSDMARAVCKATTHEVMAPKKKHLEYLVSATNTTNVNIPQMADTLFERATNASWVVVFKALVTSHHMCIYGNERFIQYLASRTSLFNLSNFIDKTGSHGYDMSTFIRRYGRYLNEKAFAYRQMAFDFTRVKKGAEGVMRTMTTEKLLKGMPVLQTQIDTLLEFDVHPKELNNGIINASFLLLFKDLVKLFASYNDGVINLLEKYFKMKKSDCKEALEIYKRFLTRVTKIGEFVKLAETVGVEKNDIPDINYAPSSILESLETHMNGLEDVKGGKKGSPTKGSPTNNVSPTSTPAKSSNAVPALQPPPGENAAAAAAAEPAEDSLLDLDPLSSSGPSGQSAAPTSWGDLLGSEMGDSLVTEPTLAAEPAPSSAAATPTPAAAEPGASLAPPTSAAAASSPAAANMDLLGDAFATPAPATEASAAAAEAGGAAAAAASAPAANAGADPFAPADGSTNAAPSGLDLFGMMENNSLDACFSSVVPQPSPSPSPLFTSASSAITTTTTATATASISAPTAANPAADLFGDLFDSMPDASIPRADPTAGVDLFTAADMFSSPVLSSAPSPGGIMNPFGESTGGDASAAAAAPGAELMSDLSMGSPAAPQAGGPMMPMARQSFPATGATPGAPMSPGAAQSPRKPPPPRNALDDLNIKDFM, via the exons ATGTCGGGGCAAACGCTCACGGATCGCATCGCCGCTGCGCAATACCAGCTAACGGGATCGGACATGGCCCGGGCTGTCTGCAAAGCCACCACTCACGAAGTGATGGCGCCCAAGAAAAAGCACCTGGAGT ACTTGGTGTCGGCGACCAACACCACCAACGTGAACATCCCTCAGATGGCCGACACGCTGTTTGAGCGAGCCACCAATGCCAGCTGGGTGGTCGTCTTCAAGGCCCTCGTCACCAGTCACCACATGTGTATCTACGGAAACGAG agGTTCATTCAGTACTTGGCTTCCAGGACATCCCTGTTCAACCTGAGCAACTTTATCGACAAAACCGGCTCTCACG GCTATGATATGTCTACATTCATCAGACGGTACGGACGATACCTCAACGAGAAAGCCTTCGCCTACCGCCAGATGGCTTTTGATTTCACCAGAGTCAAGAAAGG TGCCGAGGGTGTGATGAGGACCATGACCACCGAGAAGCTGTTGAAAGGCATGCCCGTCCTGCAGACTCAGATTGACACGCTGCTGGAGTTTGAC gtTCACCCCAAGGAGCTTAACAATGGCATCATCAAcgcttccttcctgctgctcttcaagGACCTGGTCAAGCTGTTTGCGTCCTACAACGACGGCGTCATCAACCTATTAG agaAATACTTTAAGATGAAGAAGAGCGACTGTAAGGAGGCCCTGGAGATCTACAAGAGGTTCCTGACCAGGGTGACAAAGATCGGGGAGTTCGTGAAGCTGGCCGAG ACAGTCGGAGTCGAGAAAAACGACATTCCCGACATCAACTAC GCCCCCAGCAGTATACTGGAAAGTCTGGAAACACACATGAACGGTTTGGAAGATGTAAAGGGTGGAAAGAAGgg gTCTCCAACCAAG GGGTCTCCGACGAACAACGTGTCCCCGACATCGACTCCAGCCAAATCTTCAAACGCTGTTCCAGCGCTGCAGCCTCCTCCGGGGGagaacgccgccgccgccgccgctgctgagCCGGCTGAAGA TTCCTTGTTGGACCTGGATCCTCTGTCCTCCTCGGGTCCCTCGGGACAATCAGCTGCCCCCACGTCATGGGGAG ATCTTCTTGGTTCAG AAATGGGCGATTCCTTGGTAACTGAACCCACCCTCGCGGCAGAGcccgccccctcctctgcagcagccaCGCCCACTCCTGCAGCGGCAGAACCTGGAGCCTCTCTGGCTCCTCCCACTAGCGCAGCAGCCGCCTCCTCCCCTGCCGCCGCGAATATGGATCTGTTGGGAG ATGCCTTTGCAACACCCGCGCCTGCCACCGAGGCCTCTGCGGCGGCCGCCGAAGCCGGGGGCGCCGCGGCCGCCGCCGCGTCTGCCCCCGCTGCCAACGCTGGAGCTG ACCCCTTCGCTCCCGCGGACGGCAGCACCAACGCAGCGCCTTCAGGTCTAGACCTTTTCGGCATGATGGAGAATAATAGTCTGGATGCCTGTTTTAGCTCTGTGGTTCCCCAGCCTTCCCCTTCACCCTCACCGCTCTTCACCTCCGCCTCCAgcgccatcaccaccaccaccaccgccaccgcCACCGCCAGCATTTCAGCTCCCACCGCCGCCAACCCTGCGGCTGACCTTTTCGGCG ATCTCTTTGATTCCATGCCAGACGCGAGCATCCCCAGAGCAGACCCCACCGCGGGTGTCGACTTGTTTACGGCAG cGGACATGTTCAGctcccccgtcctctcctccgCACCGAGCCCCGGAGGCATCATGAACCCGTTTGGTG AGTCCACAGGAGGAGACGCctcagccgccgccgccgcccccggcGCTGAGCTCATGTCAG atctCTCAATGGGATCCCCAGCAGCACCTCAG GCCGGGGGTCCCATGATGCCGATGGCGAGGCAAAGCTTCCCTGCCACCGGGGCAACTCCTGGAGCGCCG ATGTCTCCCGGAGCGGCCCAGAGCCCCAGAAAGCCTCCACCACCGAGGAACGCTCTGGACGACCTCAACATTAAGGACTTCATGTAG
- the LOC120807815 gene encoding clathrin coat assembly protein AP180 isoform X15, whose amino-acid sequence MSGQTLTDRIAAAQYQLTGSDMARAVCKATTHEVMAPKKKHLEYLVSATNTTNVNIPQMADTLFERATNASWVVVFKALVTSHHMCIYGNERFIQYLASRTSLFNLSNFIDKTGSHGYDMSTFIRRYGRYLNEKAFAYRQMAFDFTRVKKGAEGVMRTMTTEKLLKGMPVLQTQIDTLLEFDVHPKELNNGIINASFLLLFKDLVKLFASYNDGVINLLEKYFKMKKSDCKEALEIYKRFLTRVTKIGEFVKLAETVGVEKNDIPDINYAPSSILESLETHMNGLEDVKGGKKGSPTKGSPTNNVSPTSTPAKSSNAVPALQPPPGENAAAAAAAEPAEDSLLDLDPLSSSGPSGQSAAPTSWGDLLGSDAFATPAPATEASAAAAEAGGAAAAAASAPAANAGAESTGGDASAAAAAPGAELMSVFDGLGDVMKPTLTPQAGDVDASMANMASNLSMGSPAAPQVAPPCWGAPMAGGPMMPMARQSFPATGATPGAPMSPGAAQSPRKPPPPRNALDDLNIKDFM is encoded by the exons ATGTCGGGGCAAACGCTCACGGATCGCATCGCCGCTGCGCAATACCAGCTAACGGGATCGGACATGGCCCGGGCTGTCTGCAAAGCCACCACTCACGAAGTGATGGCGCCCAAGAAAAAGCACCTGGAGT ACTTGGTGTCGGCGACCAACACCACCAACGTGAACATCCCTCAGATGGCCGACACGCTGTTTGAGCGAGCCACCAATGCCAGCTGGGTGGTCGTCTTCAAGGCCCTCGTCACCAGTCACCACATGTGTATCTACGGAAACGAG agGTTCATTCAGTACTTGGCTTCCAGGACATCCCTGTTCAACCTGAGCAACTTTATCGACAAAACCGGCTCTCACG GCTATGATATGTCTACATTCATCAGACGGTACGGACGATACCTCAACGAGAAAGCCTTCGCCTACCGCCAGATGGCTTTTGATTTCACCAGAGTCAAGAAAGG TGCCGAGGGTGTGATGAGGACCATGACCACCGAGAAGCTGTTGAAAGGCATGCCCGTCCTGCAGACTCAGATTGACACGCTGCTGGAGTTTGAC gtTCACCCCAAGGAGCTTAACAATGGCATCATCAAcgcttccttcctgctgctcttcaagGACCTGGTCAAGCTGTTTGCGTCCTACAACGACGGCGTCATCAACCTATTAG agaAATACTTTAAGATGAAGAAGAGCGACTGTAAGGAGGCCCTGGAGATCTACAAGAGGTTCCTGACCAGGGTGACAAAGATCGGGGAGTTCGTGAAGCTGGCCGAG ACAGTCGGAGTCGAGAAAAACGACATTCCCGACATCAACTAC GCCCCCAGCAGTATACTGGAAAGTCTGGAAACACACATGAACGGTTTGGAAGATGTAAAGGGTGGAAAGAAGgg gTCTCCAACCAAG GGGTCTCCGACGAACAACGTGTCCCCGACATCGACTCCAGCCAAATCTTCAAACGCTGTTCCAGCGCTGCAGCCTCCTCCGGGGGagaacgccgccgccgccgccgctgctgagCCGGCTGAAGA TTCCTTGTTGGACCTGGATCCTCTGTCCTCCTCGGGTCCCTCGGGACAATCAGCTGCCCCCACGTCATGGGGAG ATCTTCTTGGTTCAG ATGCCTTTGCAACACCCGCGCCTGCCACCGAGGCCTCTGCGGCGGCCGCCGAAGCCGGGGGCGCCGCGGCCGCCGCCGCGTCTGCCCCCGCTGCCAACGCTGGAGCTG AGTCCACAGGAGGAGACGCctcagccgccgccgccgcccccggcGCTGAGCTCATGTCAG TATTTGATGGACTAGGGGATGTAATGAAGCCCACTCTGACCCCTCAGGCGGGGGATGTTGACGCCTCCATGGCCAACATGGCAAGTA atctCTCAATGGGATCCCCAGCAGCACCTCAGGTAGCTCCCCCCTGTTGGGGTGCTCCCATG GCCGGGGGTCCCATGATGCCGATGGCGAGGCAAAGCTTCCCTGCCACCGGGGCAACTCCTGGAGCGCCG ATGTCTCCCGGAGCGGCCCAGAGCCCCAGAAAGCCTCCACCACCGAGGAACGCTCTGGACGACCTCAACATTAAGGACTTCATGTAG
- the LOC120807815 gene encoding clathrin coat assembly protein AP180 isoform X13, with protein MSGQTLTDRIAAAQYQLTGSDMARAVCKATTHEVMAPKKKHLEYLVSATNTTNVNIPQMADTLFERATNASWVVVFKALVTSHHMCIYGNERFIQYLASRTSLFNLSNFIDKTGSHGYDMSTFIRRYGRYLNEKAFAYRQMAFDFTRVKKGAEGVMRTMTTEKLLKGMPVLQTQIDTLLEFDVHPKELNNGIINASFLLLFKDLVKLFASYNDGVINLLEKYFKMKKSDCKEALEIYKRFLTRVTKIGEFVKLAETVGVEKNDIPDINYAPSSILESLETHMNGLEDVKGGKKGSPTKGSPTNNVSPTSTPAKSSNAVPALQPPPGENAAAAAAAEPAEDSLLDLDPLSSSGPSGQSAAPTSWGDLLGSEMGDSLVTEPTLAAEPAPSSAAATPTPAAAEPGASLAPPTSAAAASSPAAANMDLLGDAFATPAPATEASAAAAEAGGAAAAAASAPAANAGAESTGGDASAAAAAPGAELMSDLSMGSPAAPQVAPPCWGAPMAGGPMMPMARQSFPATGATPGAPMSPGAAQSPRKPPPPRNALDDLNIKDFM; from the exons ATGTCGGGGCAAACGCTCACGGATCGCATCGCCGCTGCGCAATACCAGCTAACGGGATCGGACATGGCCCGGGCTGTCTGCAAAGCCACCACTCACGAAGTGATGGCGCCCAAGAAAAAGCACCTGGAGT ACTTGGTGTCGGCGACCAACACCACCAACGTGAACATCCCTCAGATGGCCGACACGCTGTTTGAGCGAGCCACCAATGCCAGCTGGGTGGTCGTCTTCAAGGCCCTCGTCACCAGTCACCACATGTGTATCTACGGAAACGAG agGTTCATTCAGTACTTGGCTTCCAGGACATCCCTGTTCAACCTGAGCAACTTTATCGACAAAACCGGCTCTCACG GCTATGATATGTCTACATTCATCAGACGGTACGGACGATACCTCAACGAGAAAGCCTTCGCCTACCGCCAGATGGCTTTTGATTTCACCAGAGTCAAGAAAGG TGCCGAGGGTGTGATGAGGACCATGACCACCGAGAAGCTGTTGAAAGGCATGCCCGTCCTGCAGACTCAGATTGACACGCTGCTGGAGTTTGAC gtTCACCCCAAGGAGCTTAACAATGGCATCATCAAcgcttccttcctgctgctcttcaagGACCTGGTCAAGCTGTTTGCGTCCTACAACGACGGCGTCATCAACCTATTAG agaAATACTTTAAGATGAAGAAGAGCGACTGTAAGGAGGCCCTGGAGATCTACAAGAGGTTCCTGACCAGGGTGACAAAGATCGGGGAGTTCGTGAAGCTGGCCGAG ACAGTCGGAGTCGAGAAAAACGACATTCCCGACATCAACTAC GCCCCCAGCAGTATACTGGAAAGTCTGGAAACACACATGAACGGTTTGGAAGATGTAAAGGGTGGAAAGAAGgg gTCTCCAACCAAG GGGTCTCCGACGAACAACGTGTCCCCGACATCGACTCCAGCCAAATCTTCAAACGCTGTTCCAGCGCTGCAGCCTCCTCCGGGGGagaacgccgccgccgccgccgctgctgagCCGGCTGAAGA TTCCTTGTTGGACCTGGATCCTCTGTCCTCCTCGGGTCCCTCGGGACAATCAGCTGCCCCCACGTCATGGGGAG ATCTTCTTGGTTCAG AAATGGGCGATTCCTTGGTAACTGAACCCACCCTCGCGGCAGAGcccgccccctcctctgcagcagccaCGCCCACTCCTGCAGCGGCAGAACCTGGAGCCTCTCTGGCTCCTCCCACTAGCGCAGCAGCCGCCTCCTCCCCTGCCGCCGCGAATATGGATCTGTTGGGAG ATGCCTTTGCAACACCCGCGCCTGCCACCGAGGCCTCTGCGGCGGCCGCCGAAGCCGGGGGCGCCGCGGCCGCCGCCGCGTCTGCCCCCGCTGCCAACGCTGGAGCTG AGTCCACAGGAGGAGACGCctcagccgccgccgccgcccccggcGCTGAGCTCATGTCAG atctCTCAATGGGATCCCCAGCAGCACCTCAGGTAGCTCCCCCCTGTTGGGGTGCTCCCATG GCCGGGGGTCCCATGATGCCGATGGCGAGGCAAAGCTTCCCTGCCACCGGGGCAACTCCTGGAGCGCCG ATGTCTCCCGGAGCGGCCCAGAGCCCCAGAAAGCCTCCACCACCGAGGAACGCTCTGGACGACCTCAACATTAAGGACTTCATGTAG
- the LOC120807815 gene encoding clathrin coat assembly protein AP180 isoform X4, whose translation MSGQTLTDRIAAAQYQLTGSDMARAVCKATTHEVMAPKKKHLEYLVSATNTTNVNIPQMADTLFERATNASWVVVFKALVTSHHMCIYGNERFIQYLASRTSLFNLSNFIDKTGSHGYDMSTFIRRYGRYLNEKAFAYRQMAFDFTRVKKGAEGVMRTMTTEKLLKGMPVLQTQIDTLLEFDVHPKELNNGIINASFLLLFKDLVKLFASYNDGVINLLEKYFKMKKSDCKEALEIYKRFLTRVTKIGEFVKLAETVGVEKNDIPDINYAPSSILESLETHMNGLEDVKGGKKGSPTKGSPTNNVSPTSTPAKSSNAVPALQPPPGENAAAAAAAEPAEDSLLDLDPLSSSGPSGQSAAPTSWGDLLGSEMGDSLVTEPTLAAEPAPSSAAATPTPAAAEPGASLAPPTSAAAASSPAAANMDLLGDAFATPAPATEASAAAAEAGGAAAAAASAPAANAGADPFAPADGSTNAAPSGLDLFGMMENNSLDACFSSVVPQPSPSPSPLFTSASSAITTTTTATATASISAPTAANPAADLFGDLFDSMPDASIPRADPTAGVDLFTAADMFSSPVLSSAPSPGGIMNPFGESTGGDASAAAAAPGAELMSGDVMKPTLTPQAGDVDASMANMASNLSMGSPAAPQAGGPMMPMARQSFPATGATPGAPMSPGAAQSPRKPPPPRNALDDLNIKDFM comes from the exons ATGTCGGGGCAAACGCTCACGGATCGCATCGCCGCTGCGCAATACCAGCTAACGGGATCGGACATGGCCCGGGCTGTCTGCAAAGCCACCACTCACGAAGTGATGGCGCCCAAGAAAAAGCACCTGGAGT ACTTGGTGTCGGCGACCAACACCACCAACGTGAACATCCCTCAGATGGCCGACACGCTGTTTGAGCGAGCCACCAATGCCAGCTGGGTGGTCGTCTTCAAGGCCCTCGTCACCAGTCACCACATGTGTATCTACGGAAACGAG agGTTCATTCAGTACTTGGCTTCCAGGACATCCCTGTTCAACCTGAGCAACTTTATCGACAAAACCGGCTCTCACG GCTATGATATGTCTACATTCATCAGACGGTACGGACGATACCTCAACGAGAAAGCCTTCGCCTACCGCCAGATGGCTTTTGATTTCACCAGAGTCAAGAAAGG TGCCGAGGGTGTGATGAGGACCATGACCACCGAGAAGCTGTTGAAAGGCATGCCCGTCCTGCAGACTCAGATTGACACGCTGCTGGAGTTTGAC gtTCACCCCAAGGAGCTTAACAATGGCATCATCAAcgcttccttcctgctgctcttcaagGACCTGGTCAAGCTGTTTGCGTCCTACAACGACGGCGTCATCAACCTATTAG agaAATACTTTAAGATGAAGAAGAGCGACTGTAAGGAGGCCCTGGAGATCTACAAGAGGTTCCTGACCAGGGTGACAAAGATCGGGGAGTTCGTGAAGCTGGCCGAG ACAGTCGGAGTCGAGAAAAACGACATTCCCGACATCAACTAC GCCCCCAGCAGTATACTGGAAAGTCTGGAAACACACATGAACGGTTTGGAAGATGTAAAGGGTGGAAAGAAGgg gTCTCCAACCAAG GGGTCTCCGACGAACAACGTGTCCCCGACATCGACTCCAGCCAAATCTTCAAACGCTGTTCCAGCGCTGCAGCCTCCTCCGGGGGagaacgccgccgccgccgccgctgctgagCCGGCTGAAGA TTCCTTGTTGGACCTGGATCCTCTGTCCTCCTCGGGTCCCTCGGGACAATCAGCTGCCCCCACGTCATGGGGAG ATCTTCTTGGTTCAG AAATGGGCGATTCCTTGGTAACTGAACCCACCCTCGCGGCAGAGcccgccccctcctctgcagcagccaCGCCCACTCCTGCAGCGGCAGAACCTGGAGCCTCTCTGGCTCCTCCCACTAGCGCAGCAGCCGCCTCCTCCCCTGCCGCCGCGAATATGGATCTGTTGGGAG ATGCCTTTGCAACACCCGCGCCTGCCACCGAGGCCTCTGCGGCGGCCGCCGAAGCCGGGGGCGCCGCGGCCGCCGCCGCGTCTGCCCCCGCTGCCAACGCTGGAGCTG ACCCCTTCGCTCCCGCGGACGGCAGCACCAACGCAGCGCCTTCAGGTCTAGACCTTTTCGGCATGATGGAGAATAATAGTCTGGATGCCTGTTTTAGCTCTGTGGTTCCCCAGCCTTCCCCTTCACCCTCACCGCTCTTCACCTCCGCCTCCAgcgccatcaccaccaccaccaccgccaccgcCACCGCCAGCATTTCAGCTCCCACCGCCGCCAACCCTGCGGCTGACCTTTTCGGCG ATCTCTTTGATTCCATGCCAGACGCGAGCATCCCCAGAGCAGACCCCACCGCGGGTGTCGACTTGTTTACGGCAG cGGACATGTTCAGctcccccgtcctctcctccgCACCGAGCCCCGGAGGCATCATGAACCCGTTTGGTG AGTCCACAGGAGGAGACGCctcagccgccgccgccgcccccggcGCTGAGCTCATGTCAG GGGATGTAATGAAGCCCACTCTGACCCCTCAGGCGGGGGATGTTGACGCCTCCATGGCCAACATGGCAAGTA atctCTCAATGGGATCCCCAGCAGCACCTCAG GCCGGGGGTCCCATGATGCCGATGGCGAGGCAAAGCTTCCCTGCCACCGGGGCAACTCCTGGAGCGCCG ATGTCTCCCGGAGCGGCCCAGAGCCCCAGAAAGCCTCCACCACCGAGGAACGCTCTGGACGACCTCAACATTAAGGACTTCATGTAG